TTGTGGCTCACGGCATGTACCTTGATCGTAATGGCATGTTTCAGGTTTCATAATGCACATGTCGCAACTAGCCAGCTTCCTCATGCACACAAAACAGTGGCCTTGCGAGTAGCTTTTTTTCGTCTTTTTACCGCATGAACTGCAGAAAATATTACCTGTGTGAGTAAGCGTTATCGCTTGACCTATGTATGGATTGAGATCAACCTCTGAGTCTCCAACAGGTAAACGGTAAAACACCGCGTCTCCCAGATTGGCGCGCATTTTACTCAAGGTTCCTTTCGCTAAAATAGACATGTCCTACCTACTACTTTTGTCATTAAGAATATTCATTGATTGAATTGTAGCAAAGAAGCATTGCTCATAGGATTATCTAATCACATTATTCTATTGCTTTGGCTTTACATACCTTTATCTCGAGAAAGTTCTTTATTACCCGTTTTCAGAAATCTTACACGGCTCTTCACTACAAATGACTTGAACAACGTTAGCTTCCGTCACTTGAGCCTGCAACGCTTCTGCATCAGATTTCTGTTTATTACCTAACGAAAAAAGAACCACGGTTAATAGAGCAAAAGCAAACGCAGCCCAATGGTAAGAATTAAATGTCTCTTTGAATAAGAACAACCCTACAATCAACGATGTGGTTAATATAGATAAAACGGCATACACCACGTAACTAGAAGTGCCATAACGAGAGTACAGAAGGTAAAAGCCAAGGTATGTAAAAAAGAGTCCTATCCCACCAATGATCACCCACTGCCAGTTTTCTTTAAAGACTACGTCATATCGGCTACTACCGATAAATGGCGCTATAACCACGGCTAATATCACACAAATAAGTGAGGTTAAAACCATATATGACAATGGCCCCTCTTCAATGACTACTTTTTTTTGCCCCGCAGCGAACATCGCATTGCCCAATGCGCCAATAGTCGCAAAAATTATTACCCCAAATAAACTTGACATTATACCTACTTAGAAAGTGTTATGAGCTATTGACTAATAGCGATTGGTCACGTGATTATTGGTGGATTATAACCTTTTTATCGTCATATAATACTGACATAACAATATGTCACATTTTTTATTTAAAACATCGCAAAAGCCATTGATATTAAAGTAATAAATTGGAGACAATTTAACAAGGAGAGCCTCTTTAGGCTCACTTTGTACACCTTAACTTACTGACCTAAAATGACAAAACCCCAGCATTTCTGCTAGGGTTTTTGATGTAGCGGTGAGTGAGGAATTCGAACTCTCGATACGTCAAAAACACCCATCATACCTCGCATTTTCAATGACTTACTTTTACCTAAAGGATTTTCGCCAACATGTTTTACTGCATCATGTATCGACTCTGAGACGAGCTGCATGATTTCAGTATCACAGTTATCCTGTAAGGACAGGCACTTTATTAAACAGGCACCGGTTAGATTGATGAGCTACATAGAATTGGTGGACTGGTCAGGAAAAACCCTGAGAGTTGGTAAGGCAAGCATAAATAACCAATCACCACCTATCCTAGAAAAGCTTAATCTGCCCCAGAAAGACTGGCTGACAGCCT
This portion of the Vibrio sp. VB16 genome encodes:
- a CDS encoding EamA family transporter, with the protein product MSSLFGVIIFATIGALGNAMFAAGQKKVVIEEGPLSYMVLTSLICVILAVVIAPFIGSSRYDVVFKENWQWVIIGGIGLFFTYLGFYLLYSRYGTSSYVVYAVLSILTTSLIVGLFLFKETFNSYHWAAFAFALLTVVLFSLGNKQKSDAEALQAQVTEANVVQVICSEEPCKISENG